The Desulfitobacterium chlororespirans DSM 11544 genome window below encodes:
- the tsaE gene encoding tRNA (adenosine(37)-N6)-threonylcarbamoyltransferase complex ATPase subunit type 1 TsaE: MELEVQSLSADYTHALGYNLGKVLRGGDVVCLSGDLGAGKTALAKGIGEALAVQEPMTSPTFTFQIEYSGIAQDNPVRLIHMDLYRLRYPEEVEIIGVEDAFQEDAICLIEWPGIAEDILPDDSLAIRIEGSGEEPRLIGFSSQAEVWAERLKDMITEKSLVNPFEY, encoded by the coding sequence ATGGAGCTGGAAGTTCAAAGCTTAAGTGCAGATTATACCCATGCCTTAGGATACAATTTAGGAAAAGTGCTTCGCGGTGGAGATGTGGTATGCCTTTCCGGCGATTTGGGGGCGGGAAAAACTGCCTTAGCGAAAGGAATTGGGGAAGCCCTGGCTGTACAGGAACCCATGACCAGCCCAACCTTTACCTTTCAGATTGAGTATTCAGGGATTGCTCAGGACAATCCGGTGCGGCTAATCCATATGGATTTATATCGTTTGCGCTATCCGGAAGAGGTAGAGATAATCGGGGTCGAAGATGCTTTTCAAGAGGATGCTATTTGCTTGATTGAGTGGCCGGGAATTGCGGAGGATATCCTGCCCGATGATTCATTAGCAATCCGGATTGAAGGATCAGGTGAAGAGCCGCGCTTAATCGGCTTCTCTTCTCAAGCGGAAGTCTGGGCAGAACGGCTCAAAGATATGATCACAGAAAAAAGTCTTGTTAATCCTTTCGAATACTAG
- the tsaB gene encoding tRNA (adenosine(37)-N6)-threonylcarbamoyltransferase complex dimerization subunit type 1 TsaB: MKYLTIDTTTKVTALALADDGQLVAEGFLHTSKTHSERLIPVLDQVLEASAWNLQDLDFIGVVRGPGSFTGIRIGIATAQGLAQVLKLPLIGVLSLDSLAWAGHSRTEEIVPILDARKNEWYTAQYQWSEREEIPIRSREPFAVEPALWLKELAEQGKPIVFVGDAVSRYQEKIKAILGDKAVLLPDYLALPRGAYTVRCVWNEWQKGTQEKLVEPYYIRLSEAETNWAKKEEAQKGK, encoded by the coding sequence ATGAAGTATCTCACCATCGATACGACCACCAAAGTCACAGCTTTAGCTCTGGCGGATGACGGGCAGCTGGTGGCGGAGGGTTTTTTGCATACATCCAAAACCCATTCGGAGAGGTTGATTCCTGTACTGGATCAAGTCCTGGAGGCATCGGCCTGGAACCTCCAGGATCTTGATTTTATTGGTGTGGTGCGGGGACCGGGTTCTTTCACAGGAATCCGTATTGGGATTGCCACAGCTCAGGGGTTGGCGCAAGTGCTTAAACTTCCTTTAATAGGTGTGCTTTCCTTGGATTCCTTGGCTTGGGCCGGGCATAGCCGGACGGAAGAGATTGTACCGATTCTTGATGCCCGCAAGAATGAATGGTATACAGCCCAGTACCAATGGTCGGAAAGGGAGGAAATCCCCATACGAAGCCGAGAGCCTTTCGCAGTAGAGCCGGCACTTTGGCTTAAGGAATTGGCGGAACAAGGCAAGCCCATTGTTTTTGTTGGGGACGCTGTTTCCCGTTATCAAGAGAAGATCAAGGCTATCTTGGGGGATAAGGCTGTGCTTCTCCCGGATTATTTAGCTTTGCCGCGAGGAGCATATACTGTCCGGTGTGTCTGGAATGAATGGCAGAAGGGAACCCAGGAAAAGCTTGTGGAACCGTATTATATTCGATTATCGGAAGCTGAGACCAATTGGGCTAAGAAAGAGGAGGCGCAAAAGGGGAAATGA
- the rimI gene encoding ribosomal protein S18-alanine N-acetyltransferase, translated as MMIRLMQESDLSTILEIEHACFPAPWAPQSFVSELRDNEYARYFCLEHEGSIIGYMGLWFILEEGHITNVAVAPGYQGMGGGEFLMRSVIDLMVKEGMERMTLEVRASNTSAQRLYERLGFVTAGVRKGYYSDNREDALIMWLDIGKE; from the coding sequence ATGATGATTCGCCTCATGCAAGAGAGTGATTTATCCACAATTCTGGAGATAGAGCATGCCTGCTTTCCGGCACCTTGGGCTCCCCAGTCTTTTGTCAGCGAATTGAGAGATAATGAGTATGCGCGGTACTTTTGCCTGGAACACGAGGGCAGTATCATTGGCTATATGGGACTCTGGTTTATCCTTGAGGAAGGACATATTACCAATGTGGCTGTAGCGCCGGGGTATCAGGGGATGGGCGGTGGAGAGTTTCTGATGCGCTCTGTGATCGATTTGATGGTTAAGGAAGGTATGGAACGTATGACCCTTGAGGTACGAGCTTCCAATACCTCCGCCCAAAGATTGTACGAACGCCTTGGTTTTGTGACAGCGGGAGTTCGTAAAGGCTATTATTCAGATAATCGTGAAGATGCCCTCATTATGTGGCTTGATATAGGCAAAGAGTAG
- the tsaD gene encoding tRNA (adenosine(37)-N6)-threonylcarbamoyltransferase complex transferase subunit TsaD: MNNKDINILGIETSCDETSAAVLRNGCDLLSHVISSQIKTHQKYGGVVPEVASREHILHLQSVVEQALQEAKMGFGDLAGIAVTYGPGLVGSLLVGVAGAKAMAYAAGVPLLGVNHLEGHIYANFLHNPDLEFPLLALLVSGGHSHLVYFEGHGKYRVLGQTRDDAAGEALDKVARTLGLGYPGGPYIQKVALEGNPHAYEFPRAMLEPGSLDFSFSGVKSAVLNTLNSARMKGETVNVADVAASFQEAIVDVLVRKTLLALAKTKAPALVLAGGVAANTLLRERLAEATQKRRIAFSYPPSILCTDNGAMIATAGYYRYLAKDYAPWNLNAIPGLNLT; the protein is encoded by the coding sequence GTGAACAACAAAGATATTAACATACTTGGAATTGAGACAAGCTGTGACGAGACCTCAGCTGCTGTGCTTCGCAATGGCTGTGATCTGCTCAGTCATGTTATTTCATCACAGATTAAGACCCATCAAAAATACGGTGGAGTTGTGCCGGAAGTGGCCTCTCGGGAGCATATCCTGCATTTGCAAAGTGTTGTGGAGCAGGCTTTGCAAGAGGCAAAGATGGGGTTTGGCGATTTGGCGGGAATTGCCGTAACCTATGGACCGGGGCTTGTGGGCTCCCTCCTGGTAGGGGTGGCAGGAGCAAAGGCTATGGCTTATGCGGCAGGGGTTCCCTTGCTGGGAGTTAACCATTTGGAAGGACATATCTACGCGAACTTTCTTCATAATCCGGATCTGGAGTTTCCTTTGCTGGCTCTCCTTGTCTCGGGAGGGCATTCCCATTTGGTCTATTTTGAAGGACATGGAAAATACCGGGTTCTTGGGCAGACTCGGGATGATGCTGCCGGAGAGGCTTTGGATAAGGTGGCCCGGACTTTAGGGCTGGGTTATCCGGGTGGACCATATATTCAAAAAGTTGCTTTGGAAGGGAATCCACATGCCTACGAATTTCCCAGGGCTATGCTTGAGCCCGGCAGTCTGGATTTCAGCTTCAGCGGCGTGAAGTCGGCCGTGCTCAATACCTTAAATTCGGCACGAATGAAGGGTGAGACTGTAAATGTTGCTGATGTGGCGGCTTCTTTTCAGGAGGCCATCGTCGATGTTTTAGTGCGTAAGACGTTGCTGGCCTTGGCTAAGACAAAAGCCCCCGCGCTAGTTCTGGCCGGGGGAGTGGCGGCCAATACTCTACTGAGGGAACGCCTCGCTGAGGCAACTCAAAAAAGAAGAATTGCTTTTAGTTACCCACCCTCAATCCTCTGTACGGATAATGGGGCCATGATCGCGACTGCCGGATATTACCGTTATTTGGCTAAGGATTATGCGCCTTGGAATTTGAATGCTATACCGGGACTGAATTTGACTTAA